A region of Cucumis melo cultivar AY chromosome 2, USDA_Cmelo_AY_1.0, whole genome shotgun sequence DNA encodes the following proteins:
- the LOC103492281 gene encoding inositol oxygenase 2-like, giving the protein MTILIEQPHFEVEDEKKVGMTELKELVLDGGFVVPNARTTEGFAAPEMNAFGHSFRDYEAESERQKGVEEFYRKNHIHQTYEFVTKMREEYKKMDRVEMSIWECCELLNDVVDDSDPDLDEPQIQHLLQTAEAIRKDYPDEDWLHLTALIHDLGKVLLLPSFGGLPQWAVVGDTHPVGCAFDESIVHHKYFKENPDWENPTYSTKNGIYSEGCGLNNVMISWGHDDYMYLVAKENGSTLPSAGLFIIRYHSFYPLHRAGAYKHLMNEEDAQNLKWLHIFNKYDLYSKSKELIDVEKVKPYYISLINKYFPEKLRW; this is encoded by the exons ATGACGATCCTTATCGAACAGCCTCACTTCG AAGTGGAAGATGAGAAGAAGGTTGGGATGACAGAGTTGAAGGAGTTGGTGTTAGACGGGGGATTTGTGGTACCAAATGCGAGGACGACGGAGGGATTCGCAGCACCGGAAATGAATGCATTCGGGCATTCGTTTAGAGATTACGAAGCGGAAAGTGAGAGACAAAAGGGGGTTGAGGAATTCTATAGGAAGAATCACATTCATCAAACTTATGAATTTGTGACGAAGATGAGAGAAGAGTATAAGAAAATGGATAGAGTGGAAATGAGCATATGGGAATGTTGTGAGCTTTTGAACGACGTCGTGGATGATAGCGATCCCGATTTGGATGAACCACAAATTCAGCATTTGTTGCAAACTGCTGAAGCAATTAGGAAAGATTATCCTGATGAAGATTGGTTGCATTTGACTGCTTTAATCCATG ATCTTGGAAAAGTGCTTCTTCTTCCTAGCTTTGGTGGGCTTCCTCAATGGGCTGTTGTGG GAGATACACACCCTGTTGGATGTGCTTTTGATGAATCCATTGTTCACCACAAG TATTTCAAGGAGAATCCAGATTGGGAGAATCCAACTTATAGTACCAAAAATGGAATTTACTCTGAGGGCTGTGGACTCAATAATGTTATGATTTCATGGGGCCATGATGACTATATGTATTTG GTGGCTAAAGAGAACGGTTCCACCTTACCTTCGGCCGGATTGTTCATAATCAGATACCATTCTTTCTATC ctTTACATAGAGCAGGAGCTTATAAACATCTAATGAACGAGGAAGATGCCCAAAATTTGAAGTGGCTTCATATATTCAa cAAGTATGATCTCTACAGTAAAAGCAAAGAACTAATTGACGTAGAAAAAGTTAAACCATATTATATTTCCCTAATTAACAAG TACTTCCCGGAGAAGCTCAGATGGTGA
- the LOC103492282 gene encoding 40S ribosomal protein S30, with the protein MGKVHGSLARAGKVRGQTPKVAKQDKKKKPRGRAHKRMQYNRRFVTAVVGFGKKRGPNSSEK; encoded by the exons ATGG GGAAAGTACACGGATCTCTGGCTCGTGCCGGTAAGGTGAGAGGTCAAACTCCAAAAGTAGCGAAGCAggacaagaagaagaagcccCGTGGACGTGCACACAAGCGGATGCAATACAATCGCAGATTCGTCACTGCAG TGGTTGGTTTTGGAAAGAAGAGAGGACCCAACTCCTCTGAGAAGTAA